GGGCGCGGCTTAAAGTGTCAGTTTCGATCTTTGGTCGCGCGACGCCGGTTGAGCTTGAGTACGCGCAGGTCGAGAAACTTTAAAGAATTCCGGTTTCCTAATTTGGGAACCGGTGAAACCGTGTGGGAGGCCTGCCATAGGCCGCACCACGCACTCAGAAGTAAACTTTTAAACTGAGGAAATGAAATGGCAAAAAAAGTTACGGGTCAGATAAAGCTACAAGTGCCCGCAGGACAGGCGAATCCTTCGCCGCCGATTGGTCCTGCACTGGGTCAGGCTGGTCTGAACATTATGGAATTCTGCAAAGCGTTTAACGCGCAAACCCAGAATTTGGAACAAGGCATGCCGATCCCTTGCGTTATTACAGCGTATGCGGACCGCACGTTCGACTTCATCACCAAGACGCCCCCGGCGAGCTTCTTCTTGAAAAAGGCCGCGAAGTTGGCAAAGGGATCCGGTGAAACCGGCAAGGAAGTCATCGGTCGTGTGACCATGGCTCAGTGTAGAGAAATAGCTGAAGCCAAGATGGTTGACTTAAATGCTCATGATTTGGATCAAGCCGCGAAAATGATCGCAGGCTCTGCCAAGTCCATGGGCTTGGAAGTGGTGGGTTAGCGCAATGGCACATGTTGGAAAAAGATATAAAAATGCTGCTGAACTCATTGATCGCGAAAAGTTATATGA
This genomic window from Rhodospirillaceae bacterium contains:
- the rplK gene encoding 50S ribosomal protein L11; translation: MAKKVTGQIKLQVPAGQANPSPPIGPALGQAGLNIMEFCKAFNAQTQNLEQGMPIPCVITAYADRTFDFITKTPPASFFLKKAAKLAKGSGETGKEVIGRVTMAQCREIAEAKMVDLNAHDLDQAAKMIAGSAKSMGLEVVG